Proteins encoded within one genomic window of Chitinivibrionia bacterium:
- a CDS encoding aldo/keto reductase, producing MAKINLGKTGLEVSPIAVGCMRIGEMSKSEIRNFFDTAIAHGANFFDHADIYETESAFGEAIDLSGKIREDIIIQSKCGIRDNSFDFSKEYILESTDGILKRLNTEYLDILLLHRPDALFEPEEVAEAFDILEKQGKVRHFGVSNQKPMQIELLKKSVKQKIVANQLQLSITNSNMITHGFFVNMETEQAVARDESILDYCRLNDITVQAWSPFQYGFFEGVFIGSEKYPELNKKLDEIAKKYGVSSTTIATAWILRHPAKIQVVIGTTSPARLKECIAAQNITLTREEWYAIWISAGNYLP from the coding sequence ATGGCAAAAATAAACCTTGGTAAAACAGGCTTGGAGGTTTCGCCTATAGCGGTTGGTTGTATGCGGATTGGCGAAATGTCAAAATCGGAAATTCGCAATTTCTTTGATACGGCAATCGCGCACGGCGCAAACTTTTTTGACCACGCCGACATTTACGAAACAGAAAGCGCTTTTGGCGAGGCGATAGATTTAAGCGGCAAAATTCGCGAGGATATAATAATTCAAAGCAAATGCGGCATTCGCGACAATTCTTTCGATTTTTCTAAAGAGTACATTCTCGAGTCAACCGACGGAATACTGAAACGCTTGAATACCGAATATTTAGACATACTTTTGCTTCACCGCCCCGACGCGCTTTTTGAGCCCGAAGAGGTTGCCGAAGCGTTCGATATTCTCGAAAAACAAGGCAAAGTGCGACATTTCGGCGTTTCAAATCAGAAGCCGATGCAAATCGAACTTCTCAAGAAGAGCGTAAAGCAAAAAATCGTAGCAAATCAACTGCAACTTTCCATAACAAACTCGAATATGATAACGCACGGCTTTTTTGTGAATATGGAAACCGAACAAGCGGTTGCTCGCGACGAAAGCATTTTGGATTATTGCCGTCTGAACGACATAACCGTTCAAGCGTGGTCGCCGTTTCAATACGGATTTTTTGAGGGCGTATTTATCGGAAGCGAAAAATATCCCGAACTGAACAAAAAATTAGACGAAATCGCCAAAAAATACGGCGTATCTTCTACCACCATCGCCACGGCGTGGATACTTCGCCACCCTGCAAAAATTCAGGTAGTAATAGGAACAACAAGTCCTGCCCGCCTAAAAGAATGTATAGCGGCGCAAAACATCACGCTAACCCGCGAAGAATGGTACGCAATTTGGATTTCCGCGGGGAATTATTTGCCGTAA
- a CDS encoding PspC domain-containing protein yields MKRLYRSEKDTKIFGICGGVAEYFGIDPTVVRIAVLVAAVLSGFVPFTIGYFIAYLIIPVNTSSAEEVK; encoded by the coding sequence ATGAAACGGCTTTACAGAAGCGAAAAAGATACAAAAATTTTTGGAATTTGCGGGGGCGTTGCCGAGTATTTCGGCATTGACCCCACTGTCGTTAGAATAGCCGTTCTTGTCGCGGCGGTATTAAGCGGATTTGTTCCGTTTACAATAGGGTATTTTATTGCGTATTTAATAATCCCTGTTAATACGTCATCCGCGGAAGAGGTGAAATAA